Proteins found in one Neodiprion lecontei isolate iyNeoLeco1 chromosome 6, iyNeoLeco1.1, whole genome shotgun sequence genomic segment:
- the LOC107223081 gene encoding mediator of RNA polymerase II transcription subunit 25 isoform X1, with protein sequence MVAGPSEHGMQADVIFVIEGTAVNGAYLHDIKTNYLMPTLEYFNQGSIEDREYVSENSTTLYGVVVYHAADCLPAPCTGTFGPYSNPHKLSLMLDKLEMVGGKGESHANIGEGLATALQCFEDLQLRREPNTASQKHCILVCNSPPYQTVVQESYKFSGHTVEQLAAIFQERNINLSIISPRKIPTLFKLFEKAGGDLQSSQTKNYAKDLRHVVLLRNYNLKERPVSPMGATGHLAPGNPVQIPPSPLQSNDSPNPNQPQQNLPQPTQQQTGAFRNQAPQNITSVNQQTAPPMSAPLMAGRGNFNPQITAPPNYHPNLMGPRRWIMPSQQRPPFIASGATAQSNSQGSALIAQLTQPPSVLGPGVNQFGQRMDGNTNVMTNASQQQQQQQQQQQQQQQQQQQQQQQQQQQQQQQQQQQQQQQQQQQQQQQQQQQQQQQQHQQQQQQLRFTLMQHQQNQQQSPQQTTAMSMQGQAVQGQAGQQLMVSGVSQSLPAQAQQTTPASQASASVSSVPSQVSHSQPQGNVAGGPVAGQQMAPSRERHTIWQGVLEWLEKAKNPTDTQKLTRHVPCQVSANSKDGEPELKADSWPQKLIMQLMPKQLIGNIGGAYLKNSKSVLFHPTPCEALEGLTKVMSTGFAGCVHFTSVPSPAACDIKVLILLYTAEKRAYLGFIPNDQAAFVDRLRKVIQHQKTTQALMRQGQGGNVSGNNLPAITAGISPGGILTNAMAMGGGQITQNVVPSTGPQQTLGNSSGPQGQINMPGGGLSGPQPVGQGPGGMMGQQRPQYDTLELARQQNLMKIKQLQQTLEAAQQQEAQYQSQLEVNIQRNLEVAQQQEMQFKQQLEAQQAQRTLNSAGGMAGQQPNAQRMMRPVMANSPGLRNLLQQQQPQYRQVPGMQQQMVGPRGMPTRPMAPGNPQTQQFDEISNYDFIG encoded by the exons ATGGTGGCTGGTCCTTCTGAGCATGGGATGCAAGCTGATgtgatattcgtcatcgaggGTACAGCTGTCAATGGAGCTTACCTTCATGATATCAAGACCAATTATCTTATGCCAACATTGGA atatttcaATCAAGGAAGTATAGAGGATCGAGAATATGTCTCTGAG AATAGTACAACACTTTATGGAGTGGTGGTTTACCATGCAGCCGACTGTTTGCCTGCACCCTGCACTGGAACATTTGGGCCATATTCAAACCCTCACAAGCTTTCACTTATGTTGGACAAACTTGA AATGGTAGGTGGGAAAGGTGAATCTCACGCGAATATTGGTGAAGGATTGGCAACTGCGTTACAATGTTTCGAAGACTTGCAACTGCGTAGAGAACCTAATACTGCTTCTCAAAAACATTGTATTTTAGTTTGTAATTCGCCTCCGTATCAAACAGTTGTCCAGGAATCGTACAAATTCTCTGGACACACCGTGGAACAGTTGGCAGCAATTTTTCAAGAG AGGAACATCAACCTCTCAATAATATCTCCAAGAAAAATACCAACGCTATTTAAACTATTTGAAAAAGCTGGTGGTGATTTGCAGTCATCACAGACAAAAAACTATGCTAAGGATCTAAGGCACGTTGTTCTCTTAAGAAATTATAATCTCAAGGAACGACCTGTCAGTCCAATGGGAGCAACTGGTCATCTCGCACCTGGTAATCCGGTGCAAATACCTCCGAGTCCCTTACAGAGTAATGACAGTCCAAATCCGAATCAGCCACAACAGAATCTTCCCCAACCGACTCAGCAACAAACTGGTGCATTTAGAAACCAAGCGCCTCAAAATATTACCTCAGTTAATCAGCAAACTGCTCCTCCAATGTCTGCTCCTCTCATGGCCGGCCGTGGAAACTTCAATCCACAAATTACAGCTCCACCTAACTATCATCCCAACTTAATGGGTCCTAGACGTTGGATTATGCCTTCACAACAACGACCTCCGTTTATTGCATCTGGAGCCACAGCTCAATCAAATTCTCAAGGAAGTGCACTTATTGCCCAGCTAACACAACCACCTTCTGTCTTGGGACCAGGTGTCAATCAATTTGGACAGCGTATGgacg GAAACACAAATGTCATGACAAATGCTTctcagcaacagcaacaacaacagcagcaacagcaacaacaacagcagcagcagcaacagcagcagcagcagcagcagcaacagcaacaacaacaacaacaacaacaacaacaacaacaacaacaacaacaacaacagcagcagcagcaacagcagcagcagcaacagcaacaccaacagcagcaacaacaattACGTTTTACTTTGATGCAGCACCAACAAAATCAGCAACAAAGTCCCCAGCAAACAACAGCAATGAGTATGCAAGGACAAGCGGTGCAAGGTCAAGCTGGACAACAATTAATGGTATCTGGCGTGAGCCAGTCTCTTCCTGCACAAGCGCAGCAGACTACTCCAGCTTCTCAAGCTTCTGCTTCGGTGTCCTCTGTACCTTCGCAAGTGTCGCATAGCCAACCACAA GGAAACGTTGCTGGAGGACCTGTGGCTGGTCAACAAATGGCACCTAGCAGAGAGCGTCATACGATCTGGCAGGGTGTTCTGGAATGGCTTGAAAAAGCTAAAAATCCCACAGATACGCAGAAACTCACTAGACACGTTCCATGTCAAGTATCAGCCAACTCTAAAGACGGTGAACCAGAATT AAAGGCAGATTCTTGGCCACAAAAGCTGATCATGCAGTTGATGCCTAAACAGCTGATTGGTAATATTGGAGGAgcttatttgaaaaattccaaatctGTTCTCTTTCACCCAACACCTTGCGAGGCTCTCGAGGGCTTAACGAAAGTTATGAGCACTGGTTTT GCCGGCTGTGTGCATTTCACGTCCGTACCATCTCCGGCAGCTTGTGATATAAAAGTGCTTATTCTTTTATATACTGCTGAGAAAAGAGCATACCTTGGATTTATTCCTAATGATCAAGCTGCGTTTGTAGATCGTCTACGTAAAGTAATACAACATCAGAAAACTACCCAAGCATTAATGAGACAAGGGCAG GGAGGAAATGTATCTGGCAACAATTTGCCAGCAATTACTGCGGGTATATCACCAGGTGGGATTCTTACAAACGCTATGGCTATGGGGGGAGGTCAAATAACACAAAATGTTGTTCCCAGTACCGGACCACAACAAACGTTAGGCAATTCGAGTGGGCCACAGGGGCAAATAAATATGCCG GGCGGTGGATTATCTGGACCTCAACCAGTAGGCCAAGGACCTGGTGGTATGATGGGACAACAAAGACCGCAGTACGATACCTTAGAACTGGCTAGGCAACAGAAccttatgaaaataaaacagttGCAGCAAACTTTGGAGGCCGCACAGCAACAAGAAGCCCAATATCAATCCCAGCTAGAAGTCAAT ATTCAAAGGAACTTAGAAGTGGCACAACAACAAGAAATGCAGTTCAAGCAGCAACTTGAG GCACAACAAGCCCAAAGAACTCTTAATTCTGCTGGCGGAATGGCCGGTCAACAACCTAATGCACAGAGGATGATGCGCCCTGTAATGGCAAACAGTCCTGGTCTCCGAAATTTGCTCCAGCAG CAGCAGCCGCAATACAGACAAGTACCTGGAATGCAACAGCAAATGGTTGGTCCAAGAGGTATGCCAACAAGGCCTATGGCACCAGGGAATCCGCAAACTCAACAATTTGATGAAATCTCTAATTACGATTTTATTGGCTAA
- the LOC107223081 gene encoding mediator of RNA polymerase II transcription subunit 25 isoform X4 → MVAGPSEHGMQADVIFVIEGTAVNGAYLHDIKTNYLMPTLEYFNQGSIEDREYVSENSTTLYGVVVYHAADCLPAPCTGTFGPYSNPHKLSLMLDKLEMVGGKGESHANIGEGLATALQCFEDLQLRREPNTASQKHCILVCNSPPYQTVVQESYKFSGHTVEQLAAIFQERNINLSIISPRKIPTLFKLFEKAGGDLQSSQTKNYAKDLRHVVLLRNYNLKERPVSPMGATGHLAPGNPVQIPPSPLQSNDSPNPNQPQQNLPQPTQQQTGAFRNQAPQNITSVNQQTAPPMSAPLMAGRGNFNPQITAPPNYHPNLMGPRRWIMPSQQRPPFIASGATAQSNSQGSALIAQLTQPPSVLGPGVNQFGQRMDGNTNVMTNASQQQQQQQQQQQQQQQQQQQQQQQQQQQQQQQQQQQQQQQQQQQQQQQQQQQQQQQQHQQQQQQLRFTLMQHQQNQQQSPQQTTAMSMQGQAVQGQAGQQLMVSGVSQSLPAQAQQTTPASQASASVSSVPSQVSHSQPQGNVAGGPVAGQQMAPSRERHTIWQGVLEWLEKAKNPTDTQKLTRHVPCQVSANSKDGEPELKADSWPQKLIMQLMPKQLIGNIGGAYLKNSKSVLFHPTPCEALEGLTKVMSTGFAGCVHFTSVPSPAACDIKVLILLYTAEKRAYLGFIPNDQAAFVDRLRKVIQHQKTTQALMRQGQGGGLSGPQPVGQGPGGMMGQQRPQYDTLELARQQNLMKIKQLQQTLEAAQQQEAQYQSQLEVNIQRNLEVAQQQEMQFKQQLEAQQAQRTLNSAGGMAGQQPNAQRMMRPVMANSPGLRNLLQQQQPQYRQVPGMQQQMVGPRGMPTRPMAPGNPQTQQFDEISNYDFIG, encoded by the exons ATGGTGGCTGGTCCTTCTGAGCATGGGATGCAAGCTGATgtgatattcgtcatcgaggGTACAGCTGTCAATGGAGCTTACCTTCATGATATCAAGACCAATTATCTTATGCCAACATTGGA atatttcaATCAAGGAAGTATAGAGGATCGAGAATATGTCTCTGAG AATAGTACAACACTTTATGGAGTGGTGGTTTACCATGCAGCCGACTGTTTGCCTGCACCCTGCACTGGAACATTTGGGCCATATTCAAACCCTCACAAGCTTTCACTTATGTTGGACAAACTTGA AATGGTAGGTGGGAAAGGTGAATCTCACGCGAATATTGGTGAAGGATTGGCAACTGCGTTACAATGTTTCGAAGACTTGCAACTGCGTAGAGAACCTAATACTGCTTCTCAAAAACATTGTATTTTAGTTTGTAATTCGCCTCCGTATCAAACAGTTGTCCAGGAATCGTACAAATTCTCTGGACACACCGTGGAACAGTTGGCAGCAATTTTTCAAGAG AGGAACATCAACCTCTCAATAATATCTCCAAGAAAAATACCAACGCTATTTAAACTATTTGAAAAAGCTGGTGGTGATTTGCAGTCATCACAGACAAAAAACTATGCTAAGGATCTAAGGCACGTTGTTCTCTTAAGAAATTATAATCTCAAGGAACGACCTGTCAGTCCAATGGGAGCAACTGGTCATCTCGCACCTGGTAATCCGGTGCAAATACCTCCGAGTCCCTTACAGAGTAATGACAGTCCAAATCCGAATCAGCCACAACAGAATCTTCCCCAACCGACTCAGCAACAAACTGGTGCATTTAGAAACCAAGCGCCTCAAAATATTACCTCAGTTAATCAGCAAACTGCTCCTCCAATGTCTGCTCCTCTCATGGCCGGCCGTGGAAACTTCAATCCACAAATTACAGCTCCACCTAACTATCATCCCAACTTAATGGGTCCTAGACGTTGGATTATGCCTTCACAACAACGACCTCCGTTTATTGCATCTGGAGCCACAGCTCAATCAAATTCTCAAGGAAGTGCACTTATTGCCCAGCTAACACAACCACCTTCTGTCTTGGGACCAGGTGTCAATCAATTTGGACAGCGTATGgacg GAAACACAAATGTCATGACAAATGCTTctcagcaacagcaacaacaacagcagcaacagcaacaacaacagcagcagcagcaacagcagcagcagcagcagcagcaacagcaacaacaacaacaacaacaacaacaacaacaacaacaacaacaacaacaacagcagcagcagcaacagcagcagcagcaacagcaacaccaacagcagcaacaacaattACGTTTTACTTTGATGCAGCACCAACAAAATCAGCAACAAAGTCCCCAGCAAACAACAGCAATGAGTATGCAAGGACAAGCGGTGCAAGGTCAAGCTGGACAACAATTAATGGTATCTGGCGTGAGCCAGTCTCTTCCTGCACAAGCGCAGCAGACTACTCCAGCTTCTCAAGCTTCTGCTTCGGTGTCCTCTGTACCTTCGCAAGTGTCGCATAGCCAACCACAA GGAAACGTTGCTGGAGGACCTGTGGCTGGTCAACAAATGGCACCTAGCAGAGAGCGTCATACGATCTGGCAGGGTGTTCTGGAATGGCTTGAAAAAGCTAAAAATCCCACAGATACGCAGAAACTCACTAGACACGTTCCATGTCAAGTATCAGCCAACTCTAAAGACGGTGAACCAGAATT AAAGGCAGATTCTTGGCCACAAAAGCTGATCATGCAGTTGATGCCTAAACAGCTGATTGGTAATATTGGAGGAgcttatttgaaaaattccaaatctGTTCTCTTTCACCCAACACCTTGCGAGGCTCTCGAGGGCTTAACGAAAGTTATGAGCACTGGTTTT GCCGGCTGTGTGCATTTCACGTCCGTACCATCTCCGGCAGCTTGTGATATAAAAGTGCTTATTCTTTTATATACTGCTGAGAAAAGAGCATACCTTGGATTTATTCCTAATGATCAAGCTGCGTTTGTAGATCGTCTACGTAAAGTAATACAACATCAGAAAACTACCCAAGCATTAATGAGACAAGGGCAG GGCGGTGGATTATCTGGACCTCAACCAGTAGGCCAAGGACCTGGTGGTATGATGGGACAACAAAGACCGCAGTACGATACCTTAGAACTGGCTAGGCAACAGAAccttatgaaaataaaacagttGCAGCAAACTTTGGAGGCCGCACAGCAACAAGAAGCCCAATATCAATCCCAGCTAGAAGTCAAT ATTCAAAGGAACTTAGAAGTGGCACAACAACAAGAAATGCAGTTCAAGCAGCAACTTGAG GCACAACAAGCCCAAAGAACTCTTAATTCTGCTGGCGGAATGGCCGGTCAACAACCTAATGCACAGAGGATGATGCGCCCTGTAATGGCAAACAGTCCTGGTCTCCGAAATTTGCTCCAGCAG CAGCAGCCGCAATACAGACAAGTACCTGGAATGCAACAGCAAATGGTTGGTCCAAGAGGTATGCCAACAAGGCCTATGGCACCAGGGAATCCGCAAACTCAACAATTTGATGAAATCTCTAATTACGATTTTATTGGCTAA
- the LOC107223081 gene encoding mediator of RNA polymerase II transcription subunit 25 isoform X3, whose translation MVAGPSEHGMQADVIFVIEGTAVNGAYLHDIKTNYLMPTLEYFNQGSIEDREYVSENSTTLYGVVVYHAADCLPAPCTGTFGPYSNPHKLSLMLDKLEMVGGKGESHANIGEGLATALQCFEDLQLRREPNTASQKHCILVCNSPPYQTVVQESYKFSGHTVEQLAAIFQEERPVSPMGATGHLAPGNPVQIPPSPLQSNDSPNPNQPQQNLPQPTQQQTGAFRNQAPQNITSVNQQTAPPMSAPLMAGRGNFNPQITAPPNYHPNLMGPRRWIMPSQQRPPFIASGATAQSNSQGSALIAQLTQPPSVLGPGVNQFGQRMDGNTNVMTNASQQQQQQQQQQQQQQQQQQQQQQQQQQQQQQQQQQQQQQQQQQQQQQQQQQQQQQQQHQQQQQQLRFTLMQHQQNQQQSPQQTTAMSMQGQAVQGQAGQQLMVSGVSQSLPAQAQQTTPASQASASVSSVPSQVSHSQPQGNVAGGPVAGQQMAPSRERHTIWQGVLEWLEKAKNPTDTQKLTRHVPCQVSANSKDGEPELKADSWPQKLIMQLMPKQLIGNIGGAYLKNSKSVLFHPTPCEALEGLTKVMSTGFAGCVHFTSVPSPAACDIKVLILLYTAEKRAYLGFIPNDQAAFVDRLRKVIQHQKTTQALMRQGQGGNVSGNNLPAITAGISPGGILTNAMAMGGGQITQNVVPSTGPQQTLGNSSGPQGQINMPGGGLSGPQPVGQGPGGMMGQQRPQYDTLELARQQNLMKIKQLQQTLEAAQQQEAQYQSQLEVNIQRNLEVAQQQEMQFKQQLEAQQAQRTLNSAGGMAGQQPNAQRMMRPVMANSPGLRNLLQQQQPQYRQVPGMQQQMVGPRGMPTRPMAPGNPQTQQFDEISNYDFIG comes from the exons ATGGTGGCTGGTCCTTCTGAGCATGGGATGCAAGCTGATgtgatattcgtcatcgaggGTACAGCTGTCAATGGAGCTTACCTTCATGATATCAAGACCAATTATCTTATGCCAACATTGGA atatttcaATCAAGGAAGTATAGAGGATCGAGAATATGTCTCTGAG AATAGTACAACACTTTATGGAGTGGTGGTTTACCATGCAGCCGACTGTTTGCCTGCACCCTGCACTGGAACATTTGGGCCATATTCAAACCCTCACAAGCTTTCACTTATGTTGGACAAACTTGA AATGGTAGGTGGGAAAGGTGAATCTCACGCGAATATTGGTGAAGGATTGGCAACTGCGTTACAATGTTTCGAAGACTTGCAACTGCGTAGAGAACCTAATACTGCTTCTCAAAAACATTGTATTTTAGTTTGTAATTCGCCTCCGTATCAAACAGTTGTCCAGGAATCGTACAAATTCTCTGGACACACCGTGGAACAGTTGGCAGCAATTTTTCAAGAG GAACGACCTGTCAGTCCAATGGGAGCAACTGGTCATCTCGCACCTGGTAATCCGGTGCAAATACCTCCGAGTCCCTTACAGAGTAATGACAGTCCAAATCCGAATCAGCCACAACAGAATCTTCCCCAACCGACTCAGCAACAAACTGGTGCATTTAGAAACCAAGCGCCTCAAAATATTACCTCAGTTAATCAGCAAACTGCTCCTCCAATGTCTGCTCCTCTCATGGCCGGCCGTGGAAACTTCAATCCACAAATTACAGCTCCACCTAACTATCATCCCAACTTAATGGGTCCTAGACGTTGGATTATGCCTTCACAACAACGACCTCCGTTTATTGCATCTGGAGCCACAGCTCAATCAAATTCTCAAGGAAGTGCACTTATTGCCCAGCTAACACAACCACCTTCTGTCTTGGGACCAGGTGTCAATCAATTTGGACAGCGTATGgacg GAAACACAAATGTCATGACAAATGCTTctcagcaacagcaacaacaacagcagcaacagcaacaacaacagcagcagcagcaacagcagcagcagcagcagcagcaacagcaacaacaacaacaacaacaacaacaacaacaacaacaacaacaacaacaacagcagcagcagcaacagcagcagcagcaacagcaacaccaacagcagcaacaacaattACGTTTTACTTTGATGCAGCACCAACAAAATCAGCAACAAAGTCCCCAGCAAACAACAGCAATGAGTATGCAAGGACAAGCGGTGCAAGGTCAAGCTGGACAACAATTAATGGTATCTGGCGTGAGCCAGTCTCTTCCTGCACAAGCGCAGCAGACTACTCCAGCTTCTCAAGCTTCTGCTTCGGTGTCCTCTGTACCTTCGCAAGTGTCGCATAGCCAACCACAA GGAAACGTTGCTGGAGGACCTGTGGCTGGTCAACAAATGGCACCTAGCAGAGAGCGTCATACGATCTGGCAGGGTGTTCTGGAATGGCTTGAAAAAGCTAAAAATCCCACAGATACGCAGAAACTCACTAGACACGTTCCATGTCAAGTATCAGCCAACTCTAAAGACGGTGAACCAGAATT AAAGGCAGATTCTTGGCCACAAAAGCTGATCATGCAGTTGATGCCTAAACAGCTGATTGGTAATATTGGAGGAgcttatttgaaaaattccaaatctGTTCTCTTTCACCCAACACCTTGCGAGGCTCTCGAGGGCTTAACGAAAGTTATGAGCACTGGTTTT GCCGGCTGTGTGCATTTCACGTCCGTACCATCTCCGGCAGCTTGTGATATAAAAGTGCTTATTCTTTTATATACTGCTGAGAAAAGAGCATACCTTGGATTTATTCCTAATGATCAAGCTGCGTTTGTAGATCGTCTACGTAAAGTAATACAACATCAGAAAACTACCCAAGCATTAATGAGACAAGGGCAG GGAGGAAATGTATCTGGCAACAATTTGCCAGCAATTACTGCGGGTATATCACCAGGTGGGATTCTTACAAACGCTATGGCTATGGGGGGAGGTCAAATAACACAAAATGTTGTTCCCAGTACCGGACCACAACAAACGTTAGGCAATTCGAGTGGGCCACAGGGGCAAATAAATATGCCG GGCGGTGGATTATCTGGACCTCAACCAGTAGGCCAAGGACCTGGTGGTATGATGGGACAACAAAGACCGCAGTACGATACCTTAGAACTGGCTAGGCAACAGAAccttatgaaaataaaacagttGCAGCAAACTTTGGAGGCCGCACAGCAACAAGAAGCCCAATATCAATCCCAGCTAGAAGTCAAT ATTCAAAGGAACTTAGAAGTGGCACAACAACAAGAAATGCAGTTCAAGCAGCAACTTGAG GCACAACAAGCCCAAAGAACTCTTAATTCTGCTGGCGGAATGGCCGGTCAACAACCTAATGCACAGAGGATGATGCGCCCTGTAATGGCAAACAGTCCTGGTCTCCGAAATTTGCTCCAGCAG CAGCAGCCGCAATACAGACAAGTACCTGGAATGCAACAGCAAATGGTTGGTCCAAGAGGTATGCCAACAAGGCCTATGGCACCAGGGAATCCGCAAACTCAACAATTTGATGAAATCTCTAATTACGATTTTATTGGCTAA
- the LOC107223081 gene encoding mediator of RNA polymerase II transcription subunit 25 isoform X2 produces the protein MVAGPSEHGMQADVIFVIEGTAVNGAYLHDIKTNYLMPTLEYFNQGSIEDREYVSENSTTLYGVVVYHAADCLPAPCTGTFGPYSNPHKLSLMLDKLEMVGGKGESHANIGEGLATALQCFEDLQLRREPNTASQKHCILVCNSPPYQTVVQESYKFSGHTVEQLAAIFQERNINLSIISPRKIPTLFKLFEKAGGDLQSSQTKNYAKDLRHVVLLRNYNLKERPVSPMGATGHLAPGNPVQIPPSPLQSNDSPNPNQPQQNLPQPTQQQTGAFRNQAPQNITSVNQQTAPPMSAPLMAGRGNFNPQITAPPNYHPNLMGPRRWIMPSQQRPPFIASGATAQSNSQGSALIAQLTQPPSVLGPGVNQFGQRMDGNTNVMTNASQQQQQQQQQQQQQQQQQQQQQQQQQQQQQQQQQQQQQQQQQQQQQQQQQQQQQQQQHQQQQQQLRFTLMQHQQNQQQSPQQTTAMSMQGQAVQGQAGQQLMVSGVSQSLPAQAQQTTPASQASASVSSVPSQVSHSQPQGNVAGGPVAGQQMAPSRERHTIWQGVLEWLEKAKNPTDTQKLTRHVPCQVSANSKDGEPELKADSWPQKLIMQLMPKQLIGNIGGAYLKNSKSVLFHPTPCEALEGLTKVMSTGFAGCVHFTSVPSPAACDIKVLILLYTAEKRAYLGFIPNDQAAFVDRLRKVIQHQKTTQALMRQGQGGNVSGNNLPAITAGISPGGILTNAMAMGGGQITQNVVPSTGPQQTLGNSSGPQGQINMPGGGLSGPQPVGQGPGGMMGQQRPQYDTLELARQQNLMKIKQLQQTLEAAQQQEAQYQSQLEVNIQRNLEVAQQQEMQFKQQLEAQQAQRTLNSAGGMAGQQPNAQRMMRPVMANSPGLRNLLQQQPQYRQVPGMQQQMVGPRGMPTRPMAPGNPQTQQFDEISNYDFIG, from the exons ATGGTGGCTGGTCCTTCTGAGCATGGGATGCAAGCTGATgtgatattcgtcatcgaggGTACAGCTGTCAATGGAGCTTACCTTCATGATATCAAGACCAATTATCTTATGCCAACATTGGA atatttcaATCAAGGAAGTATAGAGGATCGAGAATATGTCTCTGAG AATAGTACAACACTTTATGGAGTGGTGGTTTACCATGCAGCCGACTGTTTGCCTGCACCCTGCACTGGAACATTTGGGCCATATTCAAACCCTCACAAGCTTTCACTTATGTTGGACAAACTTGA AATGGTAGGTGGGAAAGGTGAATCTCACGCGAATATTGGTGAAGGATTGGCAACTGCGTTACAATGTTTCGAAGACTTGCAACTGCGTAGAGAACCTAATACTGCTTCTCAAAAACATTGTATTTTAGTTTGTAATTCGCCTCCGTATCAAACAGTTGTCCAGGAATCGTACAAATTCTCTGGACACACCGTGGAACAGTTGGCAGCAATTTTTCAAGAG AGGAACATCAACCTCTCAATAATATCTCCAAGAAAAATACCAACGCTATTTAAACTATTTGAAAAAGCTGGTGGTGATTTGCAGTCATCACAGACAAAAAACTATGCTAAGGATCTAAGGCACGTTGTTCTCTTAAGAAATTATAATCTCAAGGAACGACCTGTCAGTCCAATGGGAGCAACTGGTCATCTCGCACCTGGTAATCCGGTGCAAATACCTCCGAGTCCCTTACAGAGTAATGACAGTCCAAATCCGAATCAGCCACAACAGAATCTTCCCCAACCGACTCAGCAACAAACTGGTGCATTTAGAAACCAAGCGCCTCAAAATATTACCTCAGTTAATCAGCAAACTGCTCCTCCAATGTCTGCTCCTCTCATGGCCGGCCGTGGAAACTTCAATCCACAAATTACAGCTCCACCTAACTATCATCCCAACTTAATGGGTCCTAGACGTTGGATTATGCCTTCACAACAACGACCTCCGTTTATTGCATCTGGAGCCACAGCTCAATCAAATTCTCAAGGAAGTGCACTTATTGCCCAGCTAACACAACCACCTTCTGTCTTGGGACCAGGTGTCAATCAATTTGGACAGCGTATGgacg GAAACACAAATGTCATGACAAATGCTTctcagcaacagcaacaacaacagcagcaacagcaacaacaacagcagcagcagcaacagcagcagcagcagcagcagcaacagcaacaacaacaacaacaacaacaacaacaacaacaacaacaacaacaacaacagcagcagcagcaacagcagcagcagcaacagcaacaccaacagcagcaacaacaattACGTTTTACTTTGATGCAGCACCAACAAAATCAGCAACAAAGTCCCCAGCAAACAACAGCAATGAGTATGCAAGGACAAGCGGTGCAAGGTCAAGCTGGACAACAATTAATGGTATCTGGCGTGAGCCAGTCTCTTCCTGCACAAGCGCAGCAGACTACTCCAGCTTCTCAAGCTTCTGCTTCGGTGTCCTCTGTACCTTCGCAAGTGTCGCATAGCCAACCACAA GGAAACGTTGCTGGAGGACCTGTGGCTGGTCAACAAATGGCACCTAGCAGAGAGCGTCATACGATCTGGCAGGGTGTTCTGGAATGGCTTGAAAAAGCTAAAAATCCCACAGATACGCAGAAACTCACTAGACACGTTCCATGTCAAGTATCAGCCAACTCTAAAGACGGTGAACCAGAATT AAAGGCAGATTCTTGGCCACAAAAGCTGATCATGCAGTTGATGCCTAAACAGCTGATTGGTAATATTGGAGGAgcttatttgaaaaattccaaatctGTTCTCTTTCACCCAACACCTTGCGAGGCTCTCGAGGGCTTAACGAAAGTTATGAGCACTGGTTTT GCCGGCTGTGTGCATTTCACGTCCGTACCATCTCCGGCAGCTTGTGATATAAAAGTGCTTATTCTTTTATATACTGCTGAGAAAAGAGCATACCTTGGATTTATTCCTAATGATCAAGCTGCGTTTGTAGATCGTCTACGTAAAGTAATACAACATCAGAAAACTACCCAAGCATTAATGAGACAAGGGCAG GGAGGAAATGTATCTGGCAACAATTTGCCAGCAATTACTGCGGGTATATCACCAGGTGGGATTCTTACAAACGCTATGGCTATGGGGGGAGGTCAAATAACACAAAATGTTGTTCCCAGTACCGGACCACAACAAACGTTAGGCAATTCGAGTGGGCCACAGGGGCAAATAAATATGCCG GGCGGTGGATTATCTGGACCTCAACCAGTAGGCCAAGGACCTGGTGGTATGATGGGACAACAAAGACCGCAGTACGATACCTTAGAACTGGCTAGGCAACAGAAccttatgaaaataaaacagttGCAGCAAACTTTGGAGGCCGCACAGCAACAAGAAGCCCAATATCAATCCCAGCTAGAAGTCAAT ATTCAAAGGAACTTAGAAGTGGCACAACAACAAGAAATGCAGTTCAAGCAGCAACTTGAG GCACAACAAGCCCAAAGAACTCTTAATTCTGCTGGCGGAATGGCCGGTCAACAACCTAATGCACAGAGGATGATGCGCCCTGTAATGGCAAACAGTCCTGGTCTCCGAAATTTGCTCCAGCAG CAGCCGCAATACAGACAAGTACCTGGAATGCAACAGCAAATGGTTGGTCCAAGAGGTATGCCAACAAGGCCTATGGCACCAGGGAATCCGCAAACTCAACAATTTGATGAAATCTCTAATTACGATTTTATTGGCTAA